In the Flavobacterium sp. J372 genome, one interval contains:
- a CDS encoding PKD domain-containing protein, producing MKNIKFLIAFVLAATFFGCSDDDNSLSDLENASAPSNITALFTITQDNTGLVRILPGGESVTKFDVYFGDGTAEPAMVLPGNAVTHTYAEGVYNVKIIGTNVNGKTAEYNHELTVSFVQPENVQVAVTGVTGNSLGINVSATADYEAYFTVLYGDDPAAVPVEFNEGQTVTHNYAAPGTYTITVTAYSGGAASTTVTETVTVTNPLLLPIDFESTTLNYAFFDFGGSVASVVDNPAVGGINTSTKVGRVIKTAGAETWAGSGLTLDAPIDFATLKYFRVKVWAPAAGIPVLLKVENLTDGNINHEVTQTTTTAGWQYLTYNFTGVNTGNSYHKIILFFNFGNWGGGESYYFDDITLFAGDAGVGFPLTFENNSLNYIFNNFGGAVGSKVANPHQGTGNPSATVGQLVKNNGAEMWAGIAMPMAGPIDFSAQQKVKMKIWSPAAGKTILLKFENIGNSAINIERQTTTTVANAWEEITFDFAGIVNSNNYGMVVLFCDFGATGNGATYYFDDIQLTN from the coding sequence ATGAAGAATATAAAATTTTTAATTGCTTTTGTTCTGGCAGCCACCTTCTTTGGCTGTTCAGATGATGATAACAGCCTGAGCGATCTTGAGAATGCATCAGCGCCTTCAAATATTACAGCGCTGTTTACAATAACGCAGGATAACACTGGGCTTGTAAGGATTCTGCCTGGTGGTGAAAGCGTTACAAAGTTTGATGTGTATTTTGGTGACGGTACCGCAGAACCTGCAATGGTTTTACCGGGTAATGCTGTAACCCATACATATGCTGAAGGGGTTTATAATGTAAAAATCATCGGTACAAACGTAAATGGCAAGACGGCTGAATATAACCATGAGCTTACAGTATCTTTTGTACAGCCTGAAAATGTTCAGGTTGCAGTTACAGGCGTTACAGGTAATTCACTTGGCATTAATGTTTCTGCAACAGCAGACTATGAAGCTTATTTTACAGTTTTGTATGGTGATGACCCTGCAGCTGTGCCTGTAGAGTTTAATGAAGGGCAAACGGTAACACATAATTATGCCGCTCCCGGTACATACACTATTACCGTAACAGCATATAGCGGTGGCGCAGCATCAACAACTGTGACCGAAACCGTAACCGTGACAAACCCGCTGTTACTGCCAATTGATTTTGAAAGCACAACGCTAAACTACGCTTTCTTCGACTTTGGGGGCTCAGTAGCAAGTGTAGTTGATAATCCTGCTGTTGGTGGTATTAACACAAGCACTAAGGTTGGACGTGTAATAAAAACAGCCGGTGCAGAAACATGGGCAGGTTCAGGACTTACACTAGATGCACCGATAGATTTCGCCACACTTAAATACTTCAGGGTAAAAGTATGGGCCCCGGCAGCAGGAATACCTGTATTGCTTAAAGTTGAAAACCTCACTGACGGTAACATAAATCATGAAGTTACACAAACTACTACAACCGCCGGCTGGCAATACCTTACTTATAACTTTACAGGCGTTAACACCGGCAATAGCTACCACAAAATCATCCTGTTTTTCAACTTTGGTAACTGGGGCGGCGGCGAATCATATTACTTTGACGACATTACGCTTTTTGCTGGTGATGCAGGCGTAGGCTTTCCGCTTACTTTTGAGAACAACTCCCTAAACTATATTTTCAATAATTTTGGTGGTGCGGTTGGCAGTAAAGTAGCCAACCCACATCAGGGGACAGGCAACCCTAGTGCAACTGTAGGGCAATTGGTGAAAAATAATGGTGCAGAAATGTGGGCTGGTATTGCAATGCCTATGGCAGGACCAATAGATTTTTCTGCCCAACAGAAAGTGAAGATGAAAATCTGGTCTCCGGCAGCTGGTAAAACAATACTGCTAAAATTCGAAAATATTGGAAATTCTGCAATTAATATTGAACGCCAGACAACTACAACGGTAGCTAATGCATGGGAAGAGATAACATTTGACTTTGCCGGTATTGTAAATTCAAACAATTATGGTATGGTTGTATTGTTCTGTGATTTTGGCGCTACAGGTAATGGTGCAACTTATTATTTTGACGACATTCAATTAACAAATTAA
- a CDS encoding glycoside hydrolase family 16 protein, with protein MKNSLKNLAKFLLLLVLVSSCQDDDKTFGSLAAPSNMTLTAEIVGEDSANPYGDGSGQVNLVAKADNAISYKFTFSDMSSIASPTGTAQKQFTTNGVNTYTITAIAYGRGGVSTTKTIEVTVLSNFSDDEAVQMLTGGGSKVWYWAAALPGHLGVGPNNSDATQNYLPVWYAAAPFEKAGSPDSNCLYENVLTFTKDGNTLKYTLDNGGRTFFNAAYNSVGGSSSSSDQCSPFNVSGQKIVQLAPSNSVVAPERTRGTSMIFSDGGFMGYYIGQNTYEILELTNTKMVVRAVMGNDPGLAWYHIFTTTPPNGGGNDPDFTNLVWEDNFDTDGAPDASKWVYDLGNGTNGWGNNEVQTYTNSASNVVVQGGMLKITAKKEANGTYTSARIKTEGKKQFTYGKIEFKAKLPSGGGTWPALWALGANYQTNPWPACGEIDVMEHVGNQQNVIHGSLHYPGNSGGNANTGSTTVPGVSDGFHVYTVIWHQNSIKFYVDGTQYHSYNNNPASPFNADFFLIMNVAMGGNFGGAIDPAFTQSTMEVDYVRVYQ; from the coding sequence ATGAAAAACAGTTTAAAAAATTTAGCAAAATTCCTGTTGCTGCTTGTATTGGTGAGCAGCTGCCAGGATGATGACAAAACCTTCGGCAGCCTTGCCGCGCCATCAAATATGACGCTTACTGCCGAAATTGTAGGTGAAGATAGCGCAAATCCTTATGGTGATGGTTCGGGGCAGGTAAACCTGGTTGCAAAAGCCGACAATGCTATCAGCTACAAATTTACCTTTAGTGATATGTCAAGCATTGCCTCACCTACCGGTACTGCACAAAAACAGTTTACAACAAATGGTGTAAACACATATACGATTACTGCTATTGCTTACGGCCGTGGCGGGGTTTCAACAACCAAAACTATCGAAGTGACTGTGCTGAGCAACTTCTCTGATGATGAAGCCGTACAGATGCTGACCGGCGGTGGTTCAAAAGTATGGTATTGGGCTGCTGCCCTGCCGGGTCACCTTGGCGTTGGCCCGAATAATTCAGACGCAACCCAAAATTATCTTCCGGTATGGTATGCTGCAGCACCATTTGAAAAAGCAGGCTCACCAGATAGTAACTGCCTGTATGAAAATGTTTTAACGTTTACAAAAGACGGCAATACACTAAAATATACTCTTGATAATGGTGGCAGGACATTCTTTAACGCAGCATATAACAGTGTTGGCGGTAGCTCTTCATCATCAGACCAGTGTTCGCCATTTAATGTGTCTGGCCAAAAAATAGTGCAGCTTGCACCTTCAAACTCTGTGGTGGCGCCTGAGCGTACTCGTGGTACATCAATGATATTCTCTGATGGTGGATTTATGGGATATTATATCGGCCAAAACACTTATGAAATACTTGAGCTTACTAACACCAAGATGGTTGTAAGGGCTGTAATGGGTAATGATCCGGGACTTGCCTGGTACCACATCTTCACAACTACCCCTCCAAACGGCGGTGGTAATGACCCAGACTTTACCAACCTTGTATGGGAAGATAATTTTGATACAGACGGTGCTCCGGACGCTTCTAAATGGGTTTATGACCTTGGCAACGGTACAAACGGCTGGGGCAATAACGAGGTACAAACTTATACTAACTCCGCAAGCAATGTAGTGGTTCAGGGAGGTATGCTAAAAATCACAGCTAAAAAAGAAGCTAATGGTACGTATACTTCTGCCCGTATTAAAACTGAAGGTAAAAAGCAATTTACTTATGGCAAAATAGAGTTTAAGGCAAAACTGCCTTCTGGTGGCGGTACATGGCCTGCACTTTGGGCGCTGGGAGCAAATTATCAAACAAATCCGTGGCCTGCATGTGGTGAAATTGATGTAATGGAACACGTAGGCAACCAGCAGAATGTAATTCACGGTTCTCTGCATTACCCTGGTAATTCAGGAGGCAATGCCAATACAGGTTCAACAACTGTACCGGGTGTAAGCGATGGTTTCCACGTTTATACAGTTATCTGGCACCAAAACAGCATTAAGTTTTATGTTGACGGCACACAGTACCATTCATACAACAACAACCCGGCATCACCATTCAATGCGGATTTCTTCCTTATCATGAATGTGGCTATGGGCGGAAACTTTGGCGGAGCCATTGACCCTGCATTCACACAATCAACTATGGAAGTTGATTATGTAAGGGTTTACCAATAA